GTACATCGTGCCAGTGAATTACGTGGCGATTTTGTCGCTGTTAATGTTGCAGGTCTCGACGATAATAGCTTTTCAGATACCCTGTTCGGCCATCTGAAGGGTGCCTTTACAGGTGCGGATCGTCTGCGTCAGGGAATGATTGAAAGGGCTCAGGGCGGCACGCTTTTTCTCGATGAAATCGGTGATCTCAGCACTGCATCGCAGGTGAAGCTTCTTCGCCTTTTGCAGGAAAATGAATACCTGCCCCTGGGAGCAGACATTTATAAAAAATCTACTGCCAGGATTGTAACCGCAACCAACAGAGATCTTTGGTCATTTCAAAAAACAGGGCGCTTCCGAAGCGACTTGAACTACCGCCTCCGCACCCATCATATCAATGTGCCACCCCTGCGGGAGCGTGCTGGGGATATCTCAACCCTGATCGATCATTTCCTGAGCTCAGTCGCCAGCATTCTCAAGAAAAAGACTCCAACCCCACCAAAGGAGTTGCTTCCTCTTCTTGCTCAATATCACTTCCCCGGAAATATTCGGGAACTCCAGTCCATGATTTTTGATGCTGTGAGTCGCCATGAGTCCAAGGTGATGTCTTTGCAGACCTTTCATGAACACATTGCCAGGAATACTGAAAACAACTACTCTCCGGCGACTGACCAGGGTGACGATGACGCATTCCCAATCCCTTTTACGAACAAGTTTCCCACTATTGAAGATGCCGTGCGAATGCTGGTTATTGAGGCAATGAAACAGGCCCAGGGAAACCAAGCCATTGCAGCCAAACTGCTTGGTATTTCCCGTCAGGCCCTCAATAAACGCCTCAAGAAGATTGAAGGTGTTGCGGGAAAGAAACATCTTCTAGAATACTAATTCAAGCTGTGACTGAACCTGTAAATCATCCTTATAAAATATTAACCAAGAGCTAGTCACCGCTCACTAATGGCGTTTTTAATAATGAAACAGCTTTACTTTCTTTCAGGCATACCTCGATCAGGTTCAACTGTTTTGGCGAACATACTCAATCAGCATCCTGATATTTATGTTTCGCCGACAAGCGGTCTTCTTGATTTAATCTTCTTTTCAGAGCAGAATTTGCAGAAGCTTGAAAAAGCCTA
The Desulfobulbaceae bacterium genome window above contains:
- a CDS encoding sigma-54-dependent Fis family transcriptional regulator, which encodes MQKHNSKQPPIISEIYHHIITNNQAMLSLFEQVSSIAKSGQPVLITGETGVGKELFAQAVHRASELRGDFVAVNVAGLDDNSFSDTLFGHLKGAFTGADRLRQGMIERAQGGTLFLDEIGDLSTASQVKLLRLLQENEYLPLGADIYKKSTARIVTATNRDLWSFQKTGRFRSDLNYRLRTHHINVPPLRERAGDISTLIDHFLSSVASILKKKTPTPPKELLPLLAQYHFPGNIRELQSMIFDAVSRHESKVMSLQTFHEHIARNTENNYSPATDQGDDDAFPIPFTNKFPTIEDAVRMLVIEAMKQAQGNQAIAAKLLGISRQALNKRLKKIEGVAGKKHLLEY